A window of the Constrictibacter sp. MBR-5 genome harbors these coding sequences:
- a CDS encoding enoyl-CoA hydratase/isomerase family protein, translating into MSQTRTEQLIPGSDSLTLAVEGGVGLLTLNRPNAKNALDGDMMRIGMPAFVHRVREDDAIAAVVITGAGGDFCSGADVKRMGGASAMSHAERNENLRAILGWIYGLIHLPKPVIAAVDGIAFGGGLSLALTADMLLMSDRARCSLSFGRIGLTPDMGVGYTLPRRVGAARAKQLAFTARSVFPDEALALGIADAVHPAADLLPEATRIARRFAEASPESLAQAKRLFNMSLDSTPEQMIEAELAGQLACRQTAYHEDAVARFARKEPYRFNWDAMDKAEGR; encoded by the coding sequence ATGTCACAGACGCGCACCGAACAGCTCATCCCCGGTTCCGACAGCCTGACGCTCGCCGTGGAGGGCGGCGTCGGGCTGCTTACGCTGAACCGGCCGAACGCCAAGAACGCCCTCGACGGCGACATGATGCGCATCGGCATGCCCGCCTTCGTCCACCGTGTGCGCGAGGACGACGCCATCGCCGCCGTGGTGATCACCGGTGCCGGAGGCGATTTCTGTTCCGGCGCCGACGTGAAGCGCATGGGCGGTGCCTCCGCCATGAGCCACGCGGAGCGCAACGAGAACCTGCGCGCCATCCTCGGCTGGATCTACGGCCTGATCCACCTGCCGAAGCCGGTGATCGCGGCGGTCGACGGCATCGCCTTCGGCGGCGGGCTCAGCCTGGCGCTGACCGCCGACATGCTTTTGATGAGCGACCGGGCGCGCTGCAGCCTGTCCTTCGGCCGCATCGGCCTGACGCCGGACATGGGCGTCGGCTACACCCTGCCGCGCCGTGTCGGTGCGGCGCGCGCCAAGCAGCTCGCCTTCACCGCGCGCTCCGTCTTCCCGGACGAGGCGCTGGCGCTGGGCATCGCCGACGCCGTCCACCCGGCGGCCGACCTGCTGCCCGAGGCGACCCGCATCGCCCGCCGCTTCGCCGAGGCCTCGCCCGAATCCCTCGCCCAGGCGAAGCGCCTGTTCAACATGTCGCTGGACAGTACGCCGGAGCAGATGATCGAGGCCGAACTCGCCGGCCAGCTCGCCTGCCGCCAGACCGCCTACCACGAGGACGCGGTCGCCCGCTTCGCCCGCAAGGAGCCCTACCGCTTCAACTGGGACGCCATGGACAAGGCTGAGGGACGATAG
- a CDS encoding YbjN domain-containing protein — translation MRRFLFACTLLAGFGTLVTTGASAQSVYDGVRAEDMQRIVAGMGHPAQIKESKSGAPFISSAANGLDFSIAFPNCQEGQRCRSMTFQTWWKPGDRLDLRDLNEWNTKRRYTTAFRRTDGGLGIRMDVSVDGGVTEKYLENVYKGWSQFLDVFDGYRKTGKF, via the coding sequence ATGCGTCGGTTCCTGTTCGCGTGCACCCTGCTGGCGGGGTTCGGCACGCTGGTTACGACCGGCGCATCGGCGCAGTCGGTGTATGACGGCGTCCGGGCGGAGGACATGCAGCGCATCGTCGCCGGCATGGGCCATCCCGCCCAGATCAAGGAATCCAAGAGCGGCGCCCCCTTCATCTCCAGCGCCGCGAACGGCCTCGACTTCAGCATCGCCTTCCCGAACTGCCAGGAGGGCCAGCGCTGCCGCTCGATGACCTTCCAGACTTGGTGGAAGCCCGGCGACCGGCTCGACCTGCGCGACCTCAACGAATGGAACACCAAGCGCCGCTACACCACCGCCTTCCGCCGCACCGACGGCGGCCTGGGCATCCGCATGGACGTGAGCGTCGACGGCGGCGTGACGGAGAAATACCTGGAGAACGTCTACAAGGGCTGGTCGCAGTTCCTGGACGTGTTCGACGGGTACAGGAAGACGGGGAAGTTCTAG
- the rmuC gene encoding DNA recombination protein RmuC, whose protein sequence is MAEGVGRWFEEVAGSLAAETAATQLLVGLVVLLLVAVVWLGLGVRRGRRAEVDLERALRDETAAARAEAARAARDLREEVAATLHRLGGDLRGGVVELTTMQTERLEAVKAAVETRLDALRADNAAKLEAMRATVDEKLHATLEQRLGEKFGLVGQQLERVHKSVGEMQALAAGVGDLKRVLANVKTRGTWGEVALGALLDQAMTADQVGRNVEIRPGSGERVEFAIRLPGDGASGASGAAGAGTAGCVWLPLDSKFPVEDYERLVLATDAGDRAAEEAALRALETRVRRSAQEIGAKYVHPPHSTDFAVMFLPTEGLYAEVLRRPGLADALQRQYRVVPAGPTTLNAILNSLQMGFRTLAIQQRSSEVWRLLAAVKSEFGKYGDVLDKVQQRLRQAERDIDAVRVRERAIGRRLEAVQRLPGEAPAEAAAPVPGEDEAAE, encoded by the coding sequence TTGGCGGAGGGGGTCGGGCGCTGGTTCGAGGAGGTGGCGGGGTCGCTGGCGGCGGAGACGGCGGCTACGCAGCTGCTGGTCGGGCTGGTGGTCCTGCTGCTGGTGGCCGTGGTGTGGCTGGGTCTCGGCGTGCGGCGCGGCCGCCGGGCCGAGGTGGATCTGGAGCGGGCGCTGCGCGACGAGACGGCGGCGGCGCGCGCGGAGGCGGCACGGGCCGCGCGGGATCTGCGCGAGGAGGTGGCGGCGACGCTGCACCGGCTGGGCGGCGACCTGCGCGGCGGGGTGGTCGAACTGACCACCATGCAGACCGAGCGTCTGGAGGCGGTGAAGGCGGCGGTCGAGACGCGCCTGGACGCGCTGCGCGCCGACAACGCGGCCAAGTTGGAGGCGATGCGCGCCACCGTCGACGAGAAGCTGCACGCCACGCTGGAGCAGCGCCTGGGCGAAAAATTCGGGCTGGTCGGGCAGCAGCTGGAGCGGGTGCACAAGAGTGTGGGCGAGATGCAGGCGCTGGCCGCCGGGGTCGGCGACCTGAAGCGCGTGCTGGCCAACGTGAAGACGCGCGGCACCTGGGGCGAGGTGGCGCTGGGCGCGCTGCTGGACCAGGCGATGACGGCGGACCAGGTGGGCCGCAACGTCGAGATCCGGCCGGGCAGCGGCGAGCGGGTGGAGTTCGCCATCAGGCTGCCCGGGGACGGCGCGTCCGGGGCGTCCGGCGCCGCCGGCGCGGGAACGGCCGGGTGTGTCTGGCTGCCGCTCGATTCGAAGTTTCCGGTGGAGGATTACGAGCGGCTGGTGCTGGCGACCGACGCCGGCGACCGGGCGGCCGAGGAGGCGGCGCTGCGCGCGCTGGAGACGCGGGTGCGGCGCTCGGCCCAGGAGATCGGCGCCAAATACGTCCACCCGCCGCACAGCACCGACTTCGCCGTGATGTTCCTGCCGACCGAGGGCCTGTACGCCGAGGTGCTGCGCCGGCCGGGCCTCGCCGACGCGCTGCAGCGCCAGTACAGGGTGGTGCCGGCGGGGCCGACGACGCTGAACGCCATCCTGAACAGCCTGCAGATGGGCTTCCGCACGCTGGCCATCCAGCAGCGCTCGTCCGAGGTGTGGCGGCTGCTGGCGGCGGTGAAGAGCGAGTTCGGGAAATATGGCGACGTGCTCGACAAGGTGCAGCAGCGCCTGCGCCAGGCGGAGCGCGACATCGACGCGGTGCGGGTGCGCGAACGGGCGATCGGGCGGCGGCTGGAGGCGGTGCAGCGGCTGCCGGGGGAAGCGCCCGCGGAGGCTGCCGCGCCAGTGCCCGGGGAGGACGAGGCGGCGGAATAG
- a CDS encoding GGDEF and EAL domain-containing protein, protein MPVDGEKTNRLHAALQASGDVAYDWDLRADTIGWFGPVADAFGLEEGAVLATGDAFAGAIHGDDLPLRLKCLARHFVTRERFECEYRIRSGTGFRWVHERGAAEFGASGRPVRLAGTLRAMTSRRLAEERLEYLASYDELTGHFNRSRLRQAIEQALAQAGRRRRRGGFLLVDIDHHARINDAFGFENGDAAIVSLGERLDRLVGPGDVIGRIEGDAFGVLLDKGGETRVQHLAERIIRSLGEQPLATAGGPVSATVSIGGIVFPEAAQSAQDVVARAETALAQAKRDGRNHFVLYRLSDEQRRDLRQDMIVARLVQRALAEERLVLAYQPVIEAKGGRIAFYECLLRLRKQTGEIVGAAEFVPVVEQLGLIRQIDRKVLSLAVAELVADPEVVLAINISGLTANDPAWLRALVALLKGKPHLARRLIVEITETAAIREIGETARFVASVRELGARVALDDFGAGYSSFRHLKALPVDMVKIDGSFVDEVAADERSRLFVRTLVGLAAGFGLTTVAEGIDSAETAAALAAEGVTYLQGFHLAEPRLFRAPVRSEGASPMPIPKPLPAQRTARRKGRGADGAGPAD, encoded by the coding sequence ATGCCCGTTGACGGCGAAAAGACGAACCGTTTGCATGCGGCGCTCCAGGCGTCGGGCGACGTCGCGTACGACTGGGACCTCCGGGCCGACACGATCGGCTGGTTCGGGCCGGTCGCCGATGCGTTCGGGCTGGAGGAGGGCGCCGTCCTCGCCACCGGCGACGCCTTCGCCGGTGCGATCCACGGCGACGACCTGCCGCTGCGGCTGAAGTGCCTCGCCCGGCATTTCGTCACCCGCGAGCGCTTCGAGTGCGAATACCGCATCCGCTCCGGCACCGGCTTCCGCTGGGTGCACGAGCGCGGTGCGGCCGAGTTCGGCGCGTCGGGCCGGCCGGTCCGTCTCGCCGGCACGCTGCGCGCCATGACCTCGCGCCGCCTCGCCGAGGAGCGGCTCGAATATCTCGCCAGCTACGACGAGCTGACCGGCCATTTCAACCGCAGCCGCCTGCGCCAGGCGATCGAGCAGGCGCTGGCCCAGGCCGGCCGGCGCCGCCGGCGCGGCGGCTTCCTGCTGGTCGACATCGACCATCATGCGCGCATCAACGACGCCTTCGGCTTCGAGAACGGCGATGCCGCCATCGTCAGCCTCGGCGAGCGGCTCGACCGGCTGGTCGGGCCGGGCGACGTCATCGGCCGCATTGAGGGCGACGCCTTCGGCGTCCTGCTCGACAAGGGCGGCGAGACGCGCGTCCAGCATCTGGCCGAACGCATCATCCGCAGCCTCGGCGAGCAGCCGCTGGCCACCGCCGGCGGTCCCGTCTCCGCCACCGTCTCGATCGGCGGCATCGTCTTCCCCGAGGCGGCGCAGAGCGCCCAGGACGTCGTCGCCCGCGCCGAGACGGCGCTCGCCCAGGCCAAGCGCGACGGCCGCAACCATTTCGTGCTGTACCGGCTGAGCGACGAACAGCGCCGCGACCTGCGCCAGGACATGATCGTCGCACGCCTGGTCCAGCGGGCGCTCGCCGAGGAGCGGCTGGTCCTCGCCTACCAGCCGGTGATCGAGGCGAAGGGCGGCCGCATCGCCTTCTACGAATGCCTGCTGCGCCTGCGCAAGCAGACCGGCGAGATCGTCGGCGCCGCCGAGTTCGTGCCCGTCGTCGAGCAGCTCGGCCTGATCCGCCAGATCGACCGCAAGGTGCTGAGCCTCGCCGTCGCCGAGCTCGTCGCCGACCCGGAGGTCGTGCTCGCCATCAACATCTCCGGCCTCACCGCCAACGACCCGGCCTGGCTGCGCGCCCTGGTCGCCCTGCTCAAGGGCAAGCCCCACCTCGCGCGCCGCCTGATCGTCGAGATCACCGAGACCGCGGCGATCCGCGAGATCGGCGAGACGGCCCGCTTCGTCGCCTCGGTGCGCGAGCTCGGCGCGCGCGTCGCCCTCGACGATTTCGGCGCCGGCTACAGCTCATTCCGCCACCTGAAGGCGCTGCCCGTCGACATGGTCAAGATCGACGGCTCCTTCGTCGACGAGGTCGCCGCCGACGAGCGCAGCCGCCTGTTCGTCCGCACCCTGGTCGGCCTCGCCGCCGGCTTCGGCCTGACCACGGTCGCCGAAGGCATCGACAGCGCCGAGACCGCCGCCGCCCTGGCGGCCGAGGGCGTCACCTACCTCCAGGGCTTCCACCTCGCCGAACCCCGCCTGTTCCGCGCCCCCGTCCGGAGCGAGGGGGCAAGTCCGATGCCCATCCCGAAGCCTCTCCCGGCGCAGCGCACCGCGCGACGGAAGGGTCGGGGCGCGGACGGCGCCGGGCCCGCGGACTGA